The stretch of DNA TACAGGCCCGCGTTGAGGGCGGCACCGGCCAGGGCAAGCTTGACCGGCGTGGCTCCGTCCCGGCCCAGGGATGCGATGAAGTAGACCACGACGGCGGCCACGGCGGCGCCGATGAACGCGAACCAGATGTAGCCGGACAGCGAGCCGACGCCAAAGACATAGATGCCGGTCACCACGGCCAGGGCGGCGCCCGCGTTGACGCCCATGATTCCGGGGTCGGCAAGGGGGTTGCGGGCTACGCCCTGCATGGCGGCGCCGGCCAGGCCCAGCGCACCGCCGGCCAGCAGGCCGAGGATGGTGCGGGGAATACGGGCGTGGACCACAGCGTGGTCCCCGTTGGCGGGATCGAACTGCGTGAGCGCGTCCCAGACGGTGCCCAGCGGCAGGCCCCTCGCGCCGACGGCGAGGGATGCACCTGCCAGGACGGCGAGTACGACGACGGCGGCCAGCAGCCAGGCGGCGCGCTTGCCGGGGAACGCGCGGGCGCTCCCCGGGGCACGGGCTTCCGTCCCCGGCACCGAAGTGCCGGGGCTTGCGGCCTGGCGTGCCGCCGTCGTCGAACTCTGTGTCACGGAACCGGTGCTACTTCACGGCATCCGCTGCGGTGGCCAGTTCGGGCAGGAACGTGTCCAGCGCCCAGGGAAGGCTCAGCGGTGAGGAAGCAGAGATAGCGAGGACCAGGCTCTTGTTGGCGTCTGCCACGAACGCGCCGCTCTTGACGGCAGGGATCTGTCCGAGCAGGGGGTCGTTCTTGATGGCGTCAGCTTCGCTGGCGTCTTCCACCGAGCTGAGGAAGATGTCCGAATCAAGTTCGTTGACCTTCTCCGCGGACCACGGCACGAAGAATTCCTTCGAACCGGCCGATGCCTGCTCCGCAACGGGGGCGAGCTTCATGCCGATGGAGGACAGGAACTTGGGCCGGTTGTCGTTGGCCGTGTAGATGCCGGTCTGCGTGCGGTCGGACGGCAGGGCGTAGCCGTAGATGAACGTCTTGTCCTTGATCTGCGGGTACTTCGCCGCCTCTTCCTTGACGGTGGCCTCGGTGTCGGAGACCAGCTTGGCGGCTTCGGCGTCCTTGCCCAGCGCCTTGCCCACGATGGTTGTGGCGTCCTGCCAGGAGGTCCCGTAGGCCAGCTCGGGGTGCGCCACCACCGGCGCGATTTCGCTGAGCTTCTTGTAGTCCTCTTCGGTCAGACCGGAGTAGGCGGCCAGGATGACATCCGGGGTGAGTTTGGCGATCTCGGTGAAGTTGATGCCGTCGGCTTCCGAGTACTGGACCGGAGCCTTGTCGGTGCCGAATCCGGCGCCGAGTTCTTCAAGTGCGGCGTCCTTCCACGGTGTGGAGCCCTTGTCGTTGCCGCCCCATTCGTTCTTGGGGACACCTACGGGGACAACACCCAGGGCAATGGCGACGTCGTCATTGACCCAGGAGACCGTGGCAACCCGCGTGGGCTGCTTCTCGATGGTGGTCTTGCCGAACACGTGGTCGATGGTGACCGGGAACTGTGCGCTGCTGGAGGTGGGTGCGCTGGCATCGGACGTCGACGTTGCCGGGCCGGTGGAGCAGGCGGAGAGCGTCACCGCGGCGGCCAGGATAGCCGACGCCCCGGCTGACCTAAGCAGCGTGCGGCGGGTGGTGCTGGTGCCCGTGAACAGGGAGGAAGCCATGAAATTCCTTAAGTGAGCGATGCGAACTTAAGTAAGGCTAGCCTATGCTCTGTCCTATTACGAAAGCTTTTCGTATCTTATTCCCCAAGGTGACGAAGGACACAGCCGTTGTGGTCTTGGACAGGATTTCCCTGATTTGGCAGGATGGCATGGACCGGGTCCGCTGCGGAACGGCCGGACAAATTCTCAAGAGATCGGGACATCGAGGAGCAATGCGCACGCCGGAGGCTGTCAGCCCGGCCGCTGCCGCGGAATGCGGGGTGGCCGTTTTGGCCTGCCTCGCGGACAACTGCTGACTCTCTTTTTCATCGAGCCCGATTCCCGGGCTGCCGCCCGATCCCGGGCACCCTTCTCGCGAAAGTTTTGCCATGCAATCAGTCACGCCCCAGCAAATCCGCTCATCCTTCGTCAACGCCAGCCGCTCCGAGGCCGCCAAACTCAACTTGCCCCAGCACTTCGACAGCATGGACTGGGACAGCCTGGACTTCCTCGGGTGGCGGGACCCCAAAATGCCGCTGCGCGGTTATCTCGTGGTTCCCGGCCCCAAGGGCCTCACCGGAGTGCTGCTCCGGGCACCCGAAGGTGGCGCCCGGAAGAACCGCTCTGTCCTGTGCGAACTGTGCCGCGACGTGTTCTCCAAGGAGGACGTATTGCTCTGGGTGGCCCGGCGCGCCGGCCAGTCCGGCCGCAACGGCAACACCGTGGGTACCCTGATCTGCGCAGACTTCCTGTGCTCCGGCAATGTCCGCAAAGAGCCCCCGGCCAACGAGATCAACCCGGACCCGGCCGCCGTCGTGGTCCGCCAGATCCAGGGCCTCCAGGACCGCACCGCGCAGTTCCTGGGCAGGGTGCAGCTGAAGTAGGGAACGGGGGTCAGCGGTAGGTGAAGCTGGCCAGGATGGCCTTCAGCGCCTGCCCCTGGCTCCCGGCAAACCACGCACGGGCGGTTTTGTCGTCCGGGAACTGCTGGTCATCGAACAGCACTTCCGCCGTGAGCACGCGGTCGCCCAGGAGGATGATTCCCTTGACCGCGTCCCGGGGGCCTGTTGCCGGTGCGCCCGCCGTCAGCTGCAGGTGGTACGTGGCATCGTCATCGTCCCAGTCCACATAGAACGAGGCATGCGCCTCCGGAGTGGACCGGCCCTGCAGCCCGGGCACCGGTACGGATTCGAAAACGGTCCTGGTGACGGGCCCGGAGACGCCATCGGCGATTTGTCCGTAGTAGATGCTGACCAACTGCTTGTCACTGGCATCGTAGATGGTGGCCGTTCCCACATACGGGGACGCCGAGGCCTCGAAGACCTCTGCCTTCCAGTCCGCAGGCCGGGTGAAGGAAAGCTTGCCGTCAGGGAAGGTGAAGGTTGCCAGCCCGGCCGCAGCAGGATCGGAACTCGACGGCGCCTGCGTGGCGGCCCGGCCCGGCGTCGCGGACGGGGCCGCAGGCTCCGGCGCTCCCGTCGAAGGGGGAACAGTGGCGGCGGGAGACGTCACGGCGCCGCCGGGTCCGGCCGGCCCGCCGGATGTGCAGCCTGCCAGGAGTAAGGCGGCTGCGGTGGCCAGGGCGAAGGGTCCGGTCAGGCGGCGGGCTGGGTGCATGGTGGCTGCCTTTCACGATGGCGCCGTGAGTCTCTTGCGCGGCAACTGCGGGACCCAGCGTTCCGCAGTTGCCGATGGGGATCGGGCTGGCGAGGTGGTGTGGTGCTCACAAGGGTGGCACAACCAATTCGCGGCACACCAGAACCTGATGAATAAATCCATCAGGTTGTTATCCCTGTCTCAGGTTCGTCGCGGCGGGCTGTCAGCGCAGCACGATGTCCACCGGATTCGCCTCGGACCGCCAGGCCCCCTCCTCGCCCTGCCTGGGACGGATGACCGGCGCCGTCAGCACGCCGGAACGGTTGGTGCGCCGGTCCCGGAGGATCTCGGTTACGGAGCCCAGGTGCCGGGACAGGTCGATCACGTTCTCCGGGGCGGCCAGCAGCAACTGGAAGCCGAACTCGTGCAGCGCCTTGATGCCTGCACCGGCGAACTCCTCGGAAGCGAGTACGAAGGCTTCGTCCATCATGACGGTGCCGTACGTGGTGAAACCCTGTTCGGCGATGCCCAGCTGGTAACTGAGGGCGGCCGCCATGATGAACGCCGTAAACCGCTGCCGCTCACCACCGGACATGGAACCGGTGTCCGCGTGCATGAACACCTCGGTCTTCTTGCCGGCCTTCTTTCCCTTGCCCGAGGGGGCGGTGACCTCGCGGTGCTCCTTGCACTGGATGAACAGGTGCCCGCGGACATCCAGCACCTCGGCCCGCCAGCGCCGGTCCTCCGGGGCCTGTGAGCCCAGGCGCTTCACCAGCGTTTCCAGGGATTTGTAGCGTGCCGTGAGCTCGGCGTCGTCGTCCCGTTCCGCACCCGGCTCCGTTTTCGCGGGGCGGGTATGCCGGGCCTTCA from Pseudarthrobacter chlorophenolicus A6 encodes:
- a CDS encoding FBP domain-containing protein, whose amino-acid sequence is MQSVTPQQIRSSFVNASRSEAAKLNLPQHFDSMDWDSLDFLGWRDPKMPLRGYLVVPGPKGLTGVLLRAPEGGARKNRSVLCELCRDVFSKEDVLLWVARRAGQSGRNGNTVGTLICADFLCSGNVRKEPPANEINPDPAAVVVRQIQGLQDRTAQFLGRVQLK
- a CDS encoding iron-siderophore ABC transporter substrate-binding protein, with product MASSLFTGTSTTRRTLLRSAGASAILAAAVTLSACSTGPATSTSDASAPTSSSAQFPVTIDHVFGKTTIEKQPTRVATVSWVNDDVAIALGVVPVGVPKNEWGGNDKGSTPWKDAALEELGAGFGTDKAPVQYSEADGINFTEIAKLTPDVILAAYSGLTEEDYKKLSEIAPVVAHPELAYGTSWQDATTIVGKALGKDAEAAKLVSDTEATVKEEAAKYPQIKDKTFIYGYALPSDRTQTGIYTANDNRPKFLSSIGMKLAPVAEQASAGSKEFFVPWSAEKVNELDSDIFLSSVEDASEADAIKNDPLLGQIPAVKSGAFVADANKSLVLAISASSPLSLPWALDTFLPELATAADAVK
- a CDS encoding FecCD family ABC transporter permease, which translates into the protein MTQSSTTAARQAASPGTSVPGTEARAPGSARAFPGKRAAWLLAAVVVLAVLAGASLAVGARGLPLGTVWDALTQFDPANGDHAVVHARIPRTILGLLAGGALGLAGAAMQGVARNPLADPGIMGVNAGAALAVVTGIYVFGVGSLSGYIWFAFIGAAVAAVVVYFIASLGRDGATPVKLALAGAALNAGLYSLMSVILVSSQDTLDKFRFWQVGGIAGRDWSVVLAGLPFLAAGAVVVLLTGRILNSLALGDDIARGLGQRVGLARGITALGIVLLCGSATAMAGPIAFVGLVIPHAVRFLTGPDYRWILPFSLVVAPVLLLGADIVGRVVLLPGEVPAGIMTALIGAPVFVWLVRRGKGAGL
- a CDS encoding RAD23 family protein, which codes for MHPARRLTGPFALATAAALLLAGCTSGGPAGPGGAVTSPAATVPPSTGAPEPAAPSATPGRAATQAPSSSDPAAAGLATFTFPDGKLSFTRPADWKAEVFEASASPYVGTATIYDASDKQLVSIYYGQIADGVSGPVTRTVFESVPVPGLQGRSTPEAHASFYVDWDDDDATYHLQLTAGAPATGPRDAVKGIILLGDRVLTAEVLFDDQQFPDDKTARAWFAGSQGQALKAILASFTYR